DNA from Victivallaceae bacterium:
TGCTTCGGATTCTAAAGAAGAAGGTTTGATATTCTTGATTTTCTTATTGTTGAAAATAAGATCTCCGGTTACGGGATTGAAAACTCCGTTACCTTCCGTAGAAATATAAGGAATCAGAATCTTTTTGAGAGTATTTACCGTGAGTAAATCATTATCGTTTATAGGATCTTTAAGATTAATGATTGAATTATTCCCCATGTCTATTTTTCCGGTAATGATTCCTCCTTTTTTGTGTATCATAAGGTCTTTGTCGTCCGAGTTTCGAATGAGCTCCGAAGTTTCTCTCATACTAAGAGCGTCGGAAGGCACTTGACTGTCCGGAATGTTCTTAATGACGGAGTGTTTATCTAAATATAGATCACCGATAAACATTTTTGTATTATCAGACTGTTTCGGATAGTTTGCCGACATTTTTTCAAAGTATCGGCGATTGACTCCGTCATAATCTTCGGAAGGATCTTCGAGGGAAAGAACGGAGTGGTTTTCGAGACTTAAATGCTCTCGCATGAGAGGTGCATTTTTTGAAATGAAATGCGCAGATATTTCCGTTAATTTATTTTTTAAATCTTTTACCGTAACGAGATCTCCGTTTTCCAAAGGAGGAGAAGTATTTTTAATCGTGGCCTTACCGTCGAAAATGAGATTACCGAAAACGGTTTCAATCTCTCCCGCGTTTAAAGATAGGTAACCGTCTATTGTCTCGTTTAATTGAGATAAAATAATCGGCTCGGAATGTGTGTCGGCTGTTTTATAAGAAAACAACGGGTGACTGTTCATGGATAGTCCGGGAATCATCGTTGTTTCATTATTTTTTAAATAAAAACTTTTTCGTTCATTAAGTTTTTTGTTGAATTCCTTCAATGAAATCGCATCTTCGTCATTTACCGGAGAACCTATATCAGTGATCGTAGACAAACCGTTAAAGACTATATTTCCCGTGACGTTAATACCTTCCGGAGTTCCTCCGAATGAGAGATAAAGAGGCACGTCTTCGAAACCGGTCCCGGATAACGGATTCGTTTTTTTTCGAATGTTTGTTTTTTCTTTCATAACACCTTAATTTTATTATTAAATTTTAATCCTGTATGACCTTAACGTTTAACTTCGCACATCCTAACGATGCTCCACTTCAAAGATGTATAAGAACAGGAATTTGCGTGAGCATTTTTCAGTTTGAAGACTTTTGAAGAGTTCGGACTTATTGAAATGACTGCTTGCAAAGTCACTACGTGATTGTCACGGCAAGAAAATGAAGACAATACGGATAAATTTTGTTGTTCGAAGCTTATTAATTCCGTAACGGTATCTCCCGTCGTAATGCGAGCCGATACGTTAATGAGATAAATTCCCGGGAATAACGGTTGTAGGGATGTTCCGTCTTCCGAAATCGTAAAAAATCTATCGGCAGGGGAGTTTTGAGCTTTTTTCGACCATACGATATGGTTTCCCGATTCCCAAACGGAAGTATTTTCGTCTTCGCCGAATAATACCGGTATTTGCGTTAGGGCTTCTATCGATTCCGAAAAGGGAACTAAAGAATCGACTATTCCGGAAGAAGAGACGTTTGTTATTCGCCGATTATTCATTCGAATATCACCGGCAAGAATCTCTCCTATGTTCTCGTTTCGAGAAACTTTGGACATTTTGACGTAATTCTCAAGTAATGATTTGAGATTTTTTAATGAAAGGACCGAATAATCCGATTTGACAAGAGAAGAACGTAATCTATATCCGTTATCGAATGATAAATTTCCTTTTTTTATTGTTGTAGTTGTAGTCGTATTACGGATATATTTTTCGGTTTCTTTATTTAAAGTCCCCATATTTAGGGCATCGTCGTCTTGTTGAGGATCCGCTAAGTCAATTATGGCATATCCTCCCATATCGACGTCATGATCGAAAGACGTAACGTTTTCCGAAATATAAAAATCGTTCAGAAGTTCCTTCTCTTCGTTCAGCATAGCTAAATTCAAAAGTTCCGAATCTTCTTCCGGTTTTCCGAGATTGAAGATCCGATGCCCGGAAGCATTCAGAAAATTTATGGAATCTCCGATTCTTGATATTCCTTTTTTTGACGATTCATTTAAATATAAACGAGCGAATTTTAAGTTAACTGCATCTCCGTCATTTTCGGGATTACGAATTTGTTTTAATCGACCTTCAATATTGAATGTAAGGTCGGTCGATAATTCAATCATCATTCCGTCGTTTTTAACATAGTCTTTGAGATAGGTATTTACGGCGTCTAAGTTCAAACCGTCATCGATTTTAACGGGATTCGATAAATTGGAAATAATTGTTTGTCCCATGTCTACATCGGCTTTTATAACGGGAGAGTTTTTCGATAGATATTTTGTGCACTCTTTTTCTATGTATTTGAGAGCTTGACCTGATTTTACGGCATCTCCATCATCGACGGCATCCGAAAAACCGATCAGTCTCGAATTATCGTCCAAAGATATATCTCCTTTGAAGACATGAACGGCCCAATTGGAAAAACCGACTTTTGAATAAACGGTTTCTCTTAAAATGTTTAAATTTACGGCATCTCCGTCATCAACGGCATTTCCGAGACCCATTATTCGGTTCATACCCAAGTCCAGTGTAGATTCAAGAACATCTTCTTGAGGATTGAATAATTCGTTCTTAGAATCCGTGATTTTTTTAATCAAAGTTCTTTTATTGACGATGTCGTTAGGTAAAGCCGGATCTTCGATATTTCGAATAGGATGTCTCTGTAAATCCATAGTGCATTGAATGATATTGTCGATGTTTGCAAGAATTTTGGATGCTTTTTTTTCATTAATCAATTCGGATAAGCTTCGTAAATTCAATATATGATTCTCGGATGAGGTTGTGATATCGGATAGCTTATGTCCCCGGAAATCAATCTGTCCCGTGATAACGTTATCATTGTTCGAAACCATTAAATTCTCGGATTTATAATTATCCGTCAGTTCGATAAAGGATAAAAGATTGATGACGTGATCTTCAGTGTTCGGATTACTTATATTTCTCATTCTATGACCGCTTAAACTTAAATTGCCCAAAACGACGGGATTTAATCGGGAAACCGTTGATGAACTTTCTTGGATAATCATCATTCTGGTTGTTTTGAGATTGATTATCTCGTTGTCTTCAACGGCATCTCCTAAAGACGTTATCGTATATTTATTGTCAAAAGTCATATTTCCTTGAAAAGGATGAGATTCGTCATTGCCTTTCAATGACAGATATTGCTCTCCGAATGTTTTGAGATCTCCGTAGTTGATTGCCGATGAATCGTTCGTTAAATCGACTGCTATCAGATTTTTTGATTTCCCCTTCGAAATTGTAATGGATGATAGAAATTTGGGAGCTTCCTTTAAGATCCAATGTTTTGTTAAGGAAGAAAGAATCCTTTTTAGACTTCTTAAGTTTACGCCATCTCCGGGAAGTACCGGATCTCCTATATTTTTAATTCCGGCCCTGTCATCGAACGTCAAATGCGAAGAAATAGGTTTCGAAGCAATCTTATTTAAAAGTAACAGATCCGAACACCTTTCATTCATACTGCTTAATCTCAATGCTTCATTAAATTCCGTCGGTTTCGGAAGATTTAAGAAAGAAAACCCATTCATGTTTAACGAATAATCGATTATTCCTCCGGATAACGGAATGCAGGCTTCCGTTTTTTTGAGATCTTCAAAAGCTTTTCCGACAAAACCTAAAGTAAGAATATCTCCGTCGTTAATGGGATCTTTTAGTCCATCCAATATCCCGGACCCATTTAACGTTATATTGCTTGTAAAAGGCTTGTTCATCGTCGTTCCCGATAAGGATAATCGTTCCTCGAACAGTTTCTCGGTTTGTTCCAAATTGACGACTTCGGTATTGACGGTTGCATTCCTTATTCCCGATACCGTATTCGTATGATTAAACGATAAATCTTGGGAAATAAGATTTTCGGTGACTCCGGCAGTCTTCAGAAAAGTTTTTTCGCAATGATTTTTTAATGTCTGCAAAGACAGTGCTTCCGTATCTTCGGCCAAGGAAATATTGTTTCTAAAAGCCATGCCGTAAACACGTTTTCCCTGCATGTGCAGCTCGTTGTTAATGCTTCCTCCGGTCAGAGGAAGAAAGAGACCTGAATAATCGGATATGATTTTGTCGGTCTCCTCAAGATTGATAAGATCGTAATCGGATGCATGCTTTCCTAAATTCGTAATGGTCGTTGTTTCATTGAATACCAGATCTCCTTCTAAAATGATTTCGGAAGAACTTTTTTTTAATATATTGTCCTTTAGGGCTTCCGAAAGACTTTTTAAATTAACGGCATCTTTTGCTCTTTGTCCTAATGAAGAAAATGATACCGTATGAATATTGTCGAATTTTAAACGACCGCTAATAGGATTTTCCGCTGTCGTTCCGGAAACCGAAAGATATTCGTTTCCTAGAAGTTTTAAGGTTTTTAAATTAACGCCGTCAAAGTTATTAACCGGATCGGACAGATTGATTATCCTATGATCCGACATATTAACGCGTTCGAGAGGGGTATTTTGAAAAGTGTTTGTCAGATAATCGTTTAAAAACTTCAAATTGATGGCGTCTCCTTCATGTTTCGGTTCAGGTAGACCTGTTGTTGTATTTGAACCTTTAATGACGATATCCGAACCTATAACAACTCGATTTTCGGAATTTTCGTTTTTTATTAGGAAAAAGGATAATTTTTTCAGGTTTTCCATTGTCGCCAAATCCGACTCTTCCGAAGCTTGCATCAAATTTTTAATAAAATAACCTTCTTTAAAACTAAACTTTCCTTTTACGGGATTTTTAAGAGTTCCTTTTATGGAAACATACTTTGTTAACTCTTCATTAAAGTATTTAAGATTAATCGCGTCAGTTTCCGAAGCCGGGTTGTTCATAAAGCGTATGTTTTGCAAATCGACATCTAAATCGGATTTTAATGCTCCGCCTTTTATAGGTAATTTTCCGATAAAAGTTTCCGATAGGATTTGGTTTAAACTTTTTAAATTAACGGCATCTTGATCGAAAACAGGCGATAAATTGGTTTTGATCTTATGAATACCGTCGAAGACAAGATTTATTGTAAGAGGAGATTTACCCGGAATGACAACGTTTGCAAAAATTTCATGGAACGTTTCCAAGTGGGTAATGTCGTTATCTTCTTGGGGACTTCTAAATCCGGTAACGGTATGATTACTGTCGAAAATCAAAGAACCCGAAAAAATTTTTTTTTTCGGAAATTCCATATTCAGTCGTTCTTTAACGAATTTTAAATTAACGATATCGTTATCACCGGAAGGCTCTCCCAGATTAACTATTTTATTATTATTTAGGTCTAAAGCCCCTTCAAAGACTCCTCCTTGTTTGTTTAGTAGTTTTTTTGATTCCTGAAGCAGAAGTTTTTTTAGTGTTCGTATGTTAATCAAACCTTTTTCGTTAATGGGATCTCTAAGATTAATGATTTTATGATCATTAAGATTCATATTGCCTTTCAGAGAAAAACCGTTGACGGTTACATAGAGTTTTTTTTCCTCATCAAGGAGAACGTTCAATCGTTCGACGGAAATCATATCTTCCTGTTCTTGAGAATTTGAAGGAAGATTCGAACATATTTTCTCGTTCAAATCGAAATCGCCTTCGGATACGGATCGATCTCTTCTAATGCAAAAATCATTGAAGTAATCCGAACACATTTTGTTAAAAACTTTACGAGATACAATCTCGGATTGATCTTTGGCGTCCCTGAAATTTTTTATCGTTGAAAAATGATTAAAGACTAGGGAAGAATTCAAAACGGAATTTTTTTTCGTTCCGGTTAAAGGAACGAGAAAAGGCAGTTCATCTATAATTTGCTGCAAGATAACTCCATCTCCATCGGTAACTCCTTTTCCGACATTAACTATTCCTTGGTTGTTCATATCAAGAATTTTATGGAAAATTCCTCCTGTTTTTAAAAGAAATTCCTCTTTTCTTTTTTGGAGAGATTCATTGACAAATCGACGATTGATGGCATCGGAGTTCGTTATCGGATCTTTTAATCCCGTTAAGCGTCTTCCTTGTTTTAAAATTCTGTTGCCTTCGATAGGTGAGTTTTTATTGTTTCCGGAATAGGAAATATAATCGATAAATAAACTACGTACGGTTCTAAGATTGACAGCATCCTCGTCTTTTTCAGGATCCGCCAAATCTATGATTTTATGATTATTCATCTCGATATTCGTATTTAACTTTTTATCGGAAAGAGATAAGTAAAGGCCCTTTTTTCCCTCGAGCAATTCATTAAGCACTTTCAAATTGATCGGATCATCGGATTCTAAGGCAGCCGCTATATTTTTTATCGTGTAATTTCCGTTGAAATTTAATGAAGAAGAGATTGGGTTCGAAGAGGAATTTCCGGAAGAAGCAATAAGAACGGTATTGAGGTGATTCAGTTGTGATAAAGTAACGGCATCGAAATTTTCAATTCCTTCACCGACTCCGAATATTTTACCTGATATTAGAGATAAGGGACCTTCCGTTTCGGCGGATTCCTTAAATATAAATTTCCCTTCCAGATCATCATCTATGGCGTTTTTGACTTGTTTGAAATTAACAATTTCATTATCTGCTTTTGCTTCCGATATCCCCGTGATTTTATGTGTGCCGTCGAAAACTAGATTTCCTGAAACGGGATATTCCGGTAATGTTCCTCTAAGAGAAATGTAAGTTTCTATGTTTTTTTCGAGTTGTCGGAGTTCGGCTCGAAGATATCTTTTCTCTGTCGTAGTGTCTCCTTTTTTGTTTTTTTTTGTGTTTTTGATCATATGGATTCCTATGGTTAACCGATTTTCGTTTCCGAAATCGGTCATTTAAAATAAAATTCAATCGTTTTTTCTTTAAAATTTAGATTAAACTTTTGAATTCATTTTCAAATAAAATCAAAATTAATTTTTAATAATCATTTATTTAAAAAATGTTTTTTTTAAAATGATTTTTAAAAAAATATTCAAATCAAATGAGTTTTCATTTAAATTACTTATTTTTTAGGTTTTTTTTATGGAAACGACTCCGACTTTGCTTGCGCTTCTACAGACGCACTATCCTGACTCTTCCATATCGTCTCTTCGATCTTGGATTAAATTGGGTAGGGTTCTCGTAAACGGAGAAGTGATTAAAAAACCGGGAGATCATTGTTCTTCGGATGCTTCAATCGAACTTCTATCACAAACCGCAACTCAGCACAGAAAGTTTGCGGGTATGCGTATTCTTTATGAAGACAACCGATTGGTGGCTATAGATAAACCTGCAGGTATGCTAAGTGTCCCCGCAGCCGGTAAAGAAAGTCATGCTCTGGGATTTTTAAAACGTTATCTCAATACGCCTCATCTTTATCCGGTGCACCGGATAGACAAAGGTACCTCAGGAATAATGATTTTCGCTAAAGGTATCGATTCGGAGAGAAAATTCGATACCGTTTTCGAGCAACATGACATAGTCAGAGAATATATTGCCGTTACTGAAGGGAACGTTGAAAAAGACGAGGGGACTTTTTCCTGTTATATTAAGGAGCAATCTTTATATAAGATGTCATTGACTCGGTATCCGAAAGACGGCAAACTGGCCGTTTCCCACTATAAAACGGTCAAACGCTCCGATAATTTTTCCTACTTACTATTCTCTCTTGAAACAGGCAGAAAACATCAAATTAGAGTACATTGCCAAGCCATGGGGCACCCGATTATAGGTGATCGTCTTTATGGAGCATACGGTAGCCCTATGAAAAGAATTGCTTTACATGCTTTGCGCCTGTCGTTCACTCATCCTTTTACTCATAAGATTCTGGATTTGTATTCTTCGATTCCGGCTGCTTTCAAAAAATTGGGATTTCCTGATTTATAATCAACAATAATGAACTTCTATTAAGTTATTTTAACTTTTTAACAAATCAATTTAACAAATCAATTATTTTTATTTAAGATAAATGTTATAATTTAAGTTATAATAAATTATTTTAAATATTTTTTATGATTACTAGTTATAATGATTCACTTGTTTACGCTGCTTGCATGACGGCTGCTAATGCCCTTTCGGATGTCAGCGATATTTCTCTGTCTCAAGACATTCAAAATGTTTTTAATTTTTGTACTACCATTCCCAGCTTACAAACACAGGAATCAATAAGCGACGGCAAGAGACTTTATGATCATTTCAAACTAGGACAGCAATTCCCGAAACTTTATATAAAGACACAAAGCGACCGGGAAGAAGTGTTGGAACGTCATTATGAGAGTAGAGCAAGACTACCGAAAACGGTTTTTACAACAAGCTACGTCAACGGCGTCCCCGTTTATCAAAAGGTGGATGTAGTTTATAGCAATTATTCCGGCAATGATTTTTGGAATTGTTTGTTATGTTTATATTGTATAAGACCTCTGACCACCGCTCCTTCGAGTGGTAGTCGTGAGTCCGACAAATGGAAAGTAATTATCGTATTGATTTTGATTGCCGTTATTCTGTTATGTTTATTCGTATCTACCGCAATTTGGACTTGCCACCAGGGAATTAAATTAAAAGAGTCCGTTAAACGTACGAAAGTTCTTAGTGAGCTGGTCCATCAAATATCGGTTGCCGAATCTAACGGCGGTGATGCCGTTCAATTGGCTAACGATATGTTTATTGTCCGCGACGCTATCCTTATTGAGAAAAAAATAACCGCAATCAGCCGAATGAAGGTGGCTGCCGGAACTGTTACGACAGTTGCTTTAGTTGCTATGTTAGCACTTGTCATTCTAGGGTGTTTGGTGCTATCAGGAGTAGCTGGAGGGCCTACAATGATAACGGCTCTTATCGCACTAGGATCCATCGGAGGCGGCGCTTTACTCTTATCATTGACTTTATTTTTATCGATCGCTTTATATAAAACCTCAGCTAAAGACTCAATAGTTCGTCAATCTTGTACGCTTATAAATTCTCTTATTACGGAAGCGAATAACAAAATGTTGGGACAACAACACGCATAGGAACTCTATTAAAGCGATTGTTTTTATGGTGTTGAAACAAAAAGTCTCTTTCAATAAAAAATTTTCAAAAAAGATTTAAAATTGATAAAAGCAGATCATTTTTATTATTAGATGTATATAAAATCAGTTTCTATTATAATGGTGAATTATTTTATGTCGTGTATATAACCGGTACTAATTAATGATTAGTTGTCTTAGCAGCGTCTGTTATTCCATCCAAGATATGAACCAAAGAATGTTTGTAATTTGCGCCATTGGGGATATACTTCTGTTTCCGTTAAACTCAGTCTTGACAACCGTTTTCACTTTTATTGCGTTGTGCACAACCATAATCGCTGTTCTTATTAAATATTCAGTTCATATTTTTCGTTATGATCGTTGTTGTAAGTCTTGTATCTCCGGTGAATGCTATGCCATGTTTCGAGGAGGCTTGTCGATATCTAATTTTCAACATATCGGATATTTAAATTTAATCCCCATTCTAGGACCTTGTATCGTCACCTGTATTCTATTCTATCGAGGGATGCGACATGGTGCCTATAGCAACTCTTTAAGAACACTAGGATGCTCGTCCTCTTTTGGAAGTATATTATATTTAGCTTTCTCCGAAACGCTTGAGCTACCTTTAGCAGCCGTTAGCAGCATACCTTCCTTTAAACAAGACTTAATCGTAATTTAAATCTTACAATTTGATTATTTATTTTAAATAAATTTATTATTGTTAATAATTTTAAATTACTTTATCATGTTAAGTAGATATTATATGTCTATTTTTAACGCATGTTAACGATTAAACTAATATCGAATTCTGTTAAAGACTTCTTCTCGACTTCCTAAAGCATTAATTTCTTCCACTTCGCAAAATTTCTTAAAATATTCTAATAAGGGAAGTGTATTATGAAAATAAACGGTTATTCGCTGCTTAACGGATATCTCATTGTCATCTTGTCTTATGATAAGGGGAGCACCGCATTTAGGGCATAATTTTATTTCTTCTTCAATGTTTCCGACGTTAACGGAAAATGAGGACTTACACTCCGAACACGAAATCCTTGATAAAATCCGATGAACAATCTCGCTTTCAGGAAGATTTAAATAAATGACTCGGCAGATAAATCCCGTGTTTTTAATATAATTAAAAAGAACTTCAGCTTGAGCAATCGTTCTGGGGAAACCATCCAAAATATAGCCGTTATGACAATCCTCTTCTTGAATACGTTCAAATACCATTTGAATAACCAAATCATCCGGTACTAATTGTCCTTGGCTGATTAAAAATTCCGCCTGCTTACCTATATCGGTGCCGGAAGAAATATGAGCTCGTAAAAGATGGCCGGAGCTAATCTCCGGAATGGATAACTTTTCGGATAGTCTCTCAGCTTGAGTGCCTTTTCCGGAACCCGGAGCTCCTATAAAAATAAATACGGTCATAATTACTCCGACTTATTCGAAAATTGAGAGGGTATTGGTATCATAAGCATCCTTATTGATAAACCATTTAACGGGTGAATGTGAATGGTTTAATAACTTTGCAGGCAATACAACATTTTCGGGTTCGGTTATAGTTTTTTCAAAAAGACGCTTCAAAATATCTTTTTTATCGGCGCCGGAAACATAAATGACGACTTGACGAGCTCGGGTTATGCAAGGAAGCGTTAATGTAATCCTTTCAGTATTTAAGAAAGGTACGAAATTAGCTACGACATCTTTTTCTCTTTCTTCCAAAGCTTTCGTACCGGGGAATAAAGAAGCAATGTGTCCGTCAGTTCCTATACCTAACATCACTAAATCGAAAGTTCGATCGGGAACTTTTCGCTTTATGATCTCATTATAAGCAATGGCCGATTGTTCGGGGGTGTCTTGCATATTCATTCGAAAGATATTATTCTCAGGAATATTAAGATTCGACAATTCATTCATGGCATTCCCATAGTTACTATCGGAATGATCGTCAGGAACATTCCTTTCGTCGCTCCAAAATAAGAAAATTTTTTCCGGAGGGGGTAAAAATTCTTTTTCTTTAACAATATTTTTGAAAATTTCCAAAGGAGTTCTTCCTCCGGATAAAGCAACGAAAAAGGAATTTTTATCATTACAGGAATAACGAGCTTCAGTAATCCAATCAGCAGCCGTTAAATGTAGGAATTCGGTATAGTCGTCGGTTAGAAAGATTTTATTTTTTTCATCAAAGTTTACGAATCTGACCATAAATTTTAACCTTTCGAAAAATAAAACCGAGATGATACCGGAAGCATTTTTTTTAAGATTCCTGAATTGAATAAGAATTTATATTTTGAACGGTTGCCATAATTTTTTTTTCCGTGGTTCTGTTGTTAGGCTTCTAATCTTATGTATTTCTTGGTTTAGATGAGGTATCTCTTATCCTTACGTACGATGAGTTGCTCACAACAACAGAGAAGATGCACCGACAAAAGTGTCCATGCCTATCATGACTATAAGGGCAACCAGCACCGTTCGTCTCTATTAATCAATTGATCTGCTTCTTTAGGACCGGAACTTCCCGCAGCGTAATTCGGAAAATCTTTGGTATCGGACGTGTCGTTCTGCCAACGCTCTATCACTGGAGTAAACAGTTTCCATGAAGCCATAACTTCTTCTTGTCCCGTGAATAAAGTTCTGTCTCCGCACATACAGTCATATAATAATTTCTCATAGGCTTCCGGAGCAGTAATTTCAAAATACCCGTCATAGCGGAAGTCCATTCGTACGGGCTTTAAAAGATTCGTCGTACCGGGAATTTTACAATAGATTTGGAGAGCTGCTCCTTCATCGGGTTGCACCCTGATAATAAAAAGATCGTTTTGAGGACAGCTTTTCTGGTTCGGAAAAAGATTATATGGGGCTTTTTTAAAGAATATGGCTATTTCGGAACGCTTGGAGTTTAATCGTTTTCCCGATCTTAAATAAAAAGGCACATTCTTCCATCTGGGATTGTCTATTTCAAGTTTAAGAGCGGCATATGTTTCTACGATAGAGCTGGGGGATACATCATTTTCTTCTCTATAGCCCTTAACTGAGATCCCGTTTACAGATCCGGATGCGTATTGCCCTCGAACTACCGGAAAAGAGTCTTTCTCGACAATCGGTTTTATGGCATTCAAAACCGAAACTTTTTGTTTTTTTATACTTTCCGATTCCAATCCGGACGGCGGTTCCATCGCCGTTAGAGACAATAACTGCATCATGTGATTCTGTATCATGTCTTTCAAAATACCGGCTTCCTCAAATAGATTGCCTCGAGTTCCTATGCCTATTGACTCACTCACCGTAATTTCCACGTGATCGATGAAATGATGATTCCAAAAGGATTCGAAAATCATATTGGAAAATCTTAACGTTAAAATATTTTGAACGGTTTCCTTACCTAGATAATGATCTATTCTATAAATTTCCGATTCTTTTATATTGTCGTTGATATTACGTTGAAGTTCCTTAGCTGTTTGTAAATCTCTTCCGAAAGGTTTTTCGACAACTATACGAGACCATTTATTTTTTTCTTTTTCCGAATCATAAATCAAATTATGATCTTTTAAATTCTTAATGATTTCGGGAAAATATTTAGGGGGAGTAGAGAAATAAAAGATACGATTCCCTTTAGTTTTTTCGGTAATATCCAGTTTTTCCAGAAAAATTTTCAGACCTATATATCCGGAGGGATCGTCAAAAGAAGACCGATGATAAAAAATACGGTTTTTTAAATCGTTCCATGCTTTGAAATCAATTTCTTTCGAAGAAGTTTTAGCTAAGGATTCCGAAAGCTCTTCCTTGAAAATCTCATCAGTCTTATCTCGTCTGGCAAAAGCCACGCAGGCGAAAGAAGAGGGAAGTTTTCCGCTTTTATTTAAGTTGTATAAAGCAGGAATTAATTTACGAGAAGTTAGATCTCCAGTGGCTCCGAAAATAACTAAAATACAAGGAGAAGGTTGAAAACAGCCTGTTTGCATACATATCCTTTAGAAATTTTTGTTTTCAAGAAAACTATCCAGAATAACAACCGCCGATAAGGAATCGGTTTTATTAATCCTTTTTTTTCTTGTTAATTTATG
Protein-coding regions in this window:
- a CDS encoding RluA family pseudouridine synthase, with protein sequence METTPTLLALLQTHYPDSSISSLRSWIKLGRVLVNGEVIKKPGDHCSSDASIELLSQTATQHRKFAGMRILYEDNRLVAIDKPAGMLSVPAAGKESHALGFLKRYLNTPHLYPVHRIDKGTSGIMIFAKGIDSERKFDTVFEQHDIVREYIAVTEGNVEKDEGTFSCYIKEQSLYKMSLTRYPKDGKLAVSHYKTVKRSDNFSYLLFSLETGRKHQIRVHCQAMGHPIIGDRLYGAYGSPMKRIALHALRLSFTHPFTHKILDLYSSIPAAFKKLGFPDL
- a CDS encoding adenylate kinase gives rise to the protein MTVFIFIGAPGSGKGTQAERLSEKLSIPEISSGHLLRAHISSGTDIGKQAEFLISQGQLVPDDLVIQMVFERIQEEDCHNGYILDGFPRTIAQAEVLFNYIKNTGFICRVIYLNLPESEIVHRILSRISCSECKSSFSVNVGNIEEEIKLCPKCGAPLIIRQDDNEISVKQRITVYFHNTLPLLEYFKKFCEVEEINALGSREEVFNRIRY
- the pgl gene encoding 6-phosphogluconolactonase — protein: MVRFVNFDEKNKIFLTDDYTEFLHLTAADWITEARYSCNDKNSFFVALSGGRTPLEIFKNIVKEKEFLPPPEKIFLFWSDERNVPDDHSDSNYGNAMNELSNLNIPENNIFRMNMQDTPEQSAIAYNEIIKRKVPDRTFDLVMLGIGTDGHIASLFPGTKALEEREKDVVANFVPFLNTERITLTLPCITRARQVVIYVSGADKKDILKRLFEKTITEPENVVLPAKLLNHSHSPVKWFINKDAYDTNTLSIFE
- the zwf gene encoding glucose-6-phosphate dehydrogenase is translated as MQTGCFQPSPCILVIFGATGDLTSRKLIPALYNLNKSGKLPSSFACVAFARRDKTDEIFKEELSESLAKTSSKEIDFKAWNDLKNRIFYHRSSFDDPSGYIGLKIFLEKLDITEKTKGNRIFYFSTPPKYFPEIIKNLKDHNLIYDSEKEKNKWSRIVVEKPFGRDLQTAKELQRNINDNIKESEIYRIDHYLGKETVQNILTLRFSNMIFESFWNHHFIDHVEITVSESIGIGTRGNLFEEAGILKDMIQNHMMQLLSLTAMEPPSGLESESIKKQKVSVLNAIKPIVEKDSFPVVRGQYASGSVNGISVKGYREENDVSPSSIVETYAALKLEIDNPRWKNVPFYLRSGKRLNSKRSEIAIFFKKAPYNLFPNQKSCPQNDLFIIRVQPDEGAALQIYCKIPGTTNLLKPVRMDFRYDGYFEITAPEAYEKLLYDCMCGDRTLFTGQEEVMASWKLFTPVIERWQNDTSDTKDFPNYAAGSSGPKEADQLINRDERCWLPL